One window of Acidobacteriota bacterium genomic DNA carries:
- a CDS encoding DNA-directed RNA polymerase subunit alpha: MLWKDFQRPKRLEIDHDSLTDSYGKFIAQPFERGFGTTIGNALRRSLLASIEGAAISAVQIEGVLHEFSAMPGVVEDVTDIVLNLKQIPIRLHSDEPKILSIDVQGPGEVTAGDFAGGPEIEVIDPDVHIATLNEEGHLKLRAQVKSGRGYVSADRNFDESMGIGWIPTDSTHSPVRRVNYRVEAARLGRTTDYERLILEVWTNGTVTPVEAVSLGAVILKGHLGMFIEAEESLREERPDTKSQEMAALDELLAKPIDELDLSVRSANCLKNANIANLRDLVRKTEKEMLETKNFGKKSLEELQELLGKLGLQFGMDVPDSPKTPAA; the protein is encoded by the coding sequence ATGCTCTGGAAAGATTTTCAGCGCCCGAAGCGCTTGGAAATAGATCACGATAGCCTCACCGACTCCTACGGCAAGTTCATCGCTCAGCCGTTCGAGCGGGGCTTTGGTACGACCATCGGCAACGCCCTGCGTCGCAGCCTCCTCGCTTCCATCGAGGGCGCTGCCATCAGCGCGGTGCAGATTGAAGGAGTGCTCCACGAGTTCTCCGCCATGCCCGGTGTGGTCGAGGACGTCACCGACATCGTTCTCAATCTCAAGCAGATCCCCATCCGCCTGCACAGTGACGAGCCCAAGATCTTGAGCATCGACGTGCAGGGGCCGGGCGAGGTCACCGCCGGCGACTTTGCCGGTGGTCCGGAGATCGAGGTCATCGACCCCGACGTCCACATCGCCACCCTCAACGAGGAAGGTCACCTCAAGCTGCGGGCGCAGGTTAAGAGCGGTCGCGGCTACGTGAGCGCCGACCGCAACTTCGACGAGAGCATGGGCATCGGATGGATTCCCACCGACTCCACTCACAGCCCCGTCCGTCGGGTCAACTACCGCGTCGAGGCCGCCCGTCTGGGCCGGACCACCGACTACGAGCGGCTGATCCTCGAGGTCTGGACCAACGGCACCGTCACCCCGGTGGAGGCGGTCTCTCTGGGCGCCGTGATCCTCAAGGGCCACCTGGGCATGTTCATCGAGGCCGAGGAAAGCCTGCGCGAAGAGCGTCCAGACACCAAGAGCCAGGAGATGGCAGCCCTTGACGAGTTGCTCGCCAAGCCCATCGACGAGCTCGACCTTTCGGTTCGCTCGGCGAACTGTCTGAAGAACGCCAACATCGCGAATCTCCGGGACTTGGTCCGCAAGACCGAGAAGGAGATGCTGGAAACGAAGAACTTCGGCAAGAAGTCGCTGGAAGAGCTCCAGGAGCTGCTGGGCAAGCTCGGGCTGCAATTCGGCATGGACGTGCCGGATAGCCCAAAGACCCCGGCTGCCTGA